The following is a genomic window from Nicotiana tabacum cultivar K326 chromosome 3, ASM71507v2, whole genome shotgun sequence.
GGAATAAGCAATTTTCCAATGGCAATAGTTTTAACTTTGTATCCATTTGGTAGATTAACATATACAGGATTGGACAATTCTTTGGTGTCATGAAGGAGTGAAATATCATAAGTCATGTGTTGTGTGGCCCCTGTATCAAGTATCCAGGGATTATTAGGAAGTTTACTGAGGTGAGAAGAAAAGGCATACAAGGCAACTATCATACCAGCCATGTTAGCAGTCACATTAGCCTCAAAATCCGAAGAAACTCCTTGACCTGCATGAAGATTTTGAAGTAAATGAATCAGTTTATCACACTGCTCCTTTGAGAAGCCTTGCACTATACTCATGGTATTCACAGCCAGGTTAGTCTCAAAAGAACCtccttcttcaatttcaaatgCTGTATTTGCACTCCCTTGTGCATTTCCATAAGTCCTCTTCTGCTTAGTGAACTTGAAAGAGGGAGGAAATCCGTGCAACTTGTAACACTTTTCAATCAAATATCCTGATTTCTTACAATAATTGCAAAACATTCCACCTTTACAATTCTCAAAATTGCCTTTCTGGACATTACCTCTATTTTCCCACTTTGCATTTTGAAACTTTGTACCTGCTGCATTGAATGAAGAGGTTTTTCCTGAAAACTATATAGAAGCATGAACTTCACGTTGCTTTTCTTCATGCAACAGAATATAGTAAGCCTCATTCGGAGTGGGCAAAAGCTTCATCATAAGAATGTTTCCTCTAATAGATGTATAAGCCTCATTTAATCCCATCAACAACTGAATTAGCTTCTGATTTTCCGTCGCCTTCAAATTCCTTGTCTTAGCTCCACATTTACACTCACATCCACAAATTTCGAAAATGTTAAGAAACTTCAATTCGTCCCAAATTCGTTTGATTCTAGTAAAGTACGTGGCTATATCATAAGTTCCTTGCGTAATACTACTAAGTTCTTTTTGCAATTGAAATAATTGAGTTCCGTTTGACTGTCCATACCTTGTCTCTAGTTCTTCCCAAAGTTCCTTTTCTGTAGAAGAGTACAAAACACTGTCACCTATATCTTTGCTTAAGGAGTTAAGAAGCCATTGGATTACAATATCGTTGCACCGATTTCAGTTCTAAAACTGAGCTGATTTCTCATCTGGTATTTTGATACAACCGTTTATGAAACCTAATTTGTTCCTCACAGATAAAACTATCAGCACACTTCTCCTCCAAGCTCCATAGCGGGAACCATCAAAAACTTGAGATACAATGGTCAAACCAGAGTGATCAGTCGAACTCAGAAAGTATGGATTAGAATAATCCATAGCACTAGCTGGAGAAGTCACGTTTGATGGAGAAGAAATCGTTTCTGTTGTGCTGCCCATTCTCAGCGAAAATTGAAcgaaaaagaatttgaaaaaaaaaattgaacaagGATTATTGAAGAGAAGAACAACGGACTCGTAAAATCAATAGGAATCAGAAATGGATTAGAAGAGAATTGATTCGCGTAATCTCGATCTCCATCGCTGCTCTGATACCATCACGGAATTGAAAAGAAACCATTGAAGAGAAGATTCTAGAAAACTTGAATGAGAAGAAATGATTTCATTGATTGTCCTGCTGCTACAatgtattgtatatatatatatatatatatatatatatatatatatatagctcaaCTAAGAAGTAAAAATGTATATTGCTAGTGCTACGTGTCAAACTCCTATTGGCCTAGCTGTAACAAAAATATAGACTAGTATAATTAAATACACATGTGCTCCTGTACAACGGTCTGTGTGCATGTTCCTGCCTATCTAGAACCTTCCACGTGCATCAGACTTCATCAAGTAGAACTAATCAAAATTATTTTGTCAAGTTTAAGTCTCCTCTGCCTCTATCAAACACTTCCTCACGGATGTGTATTGGCTCAGATTCATCACTGGCAACACAGACCTTGCTTTCGACAAAGACAAGTTGCAATGAAACGGTATTTGGATTTTTTAGGTATAACataattttgaaagaatttaCCAAATGAACCTAATTAGCTGCTGAAAGATCAGTGAAAACTAAAGAACCATCATCAAAGACATGATGCTCAAATGCACCCAGGACTCATATAAAGATGGACCTGAAGTTTCAAGAATCTCAACCCTCTTTAGTATAACCTGGCTAAGTAGTACAAAAATTGTGGACTAGACCAAAGACCTAAAAATGGCTGTGTGGTAGGTTGTCCAGTAAGATTGAATTTGGCCACTGAGGACTTCACAACATATCGTACCTAACCTATATATGCAGATACCCTCTTAAGAAGTGGGTTGCTTAAAAAGACAAATTCCAACTCATTTATTGAAGTACGACTGATGAATTGTGTGAATCATGTCTAAAAAAGCTTATATTGTTATAAAAAGATACACTTTCTATAAGGTCTATACACTTTTGTTATAGAAGGatacttttctttatttatattagCAATGCGCCTTCTCCGATGCATACCTGATTGGTTTTCCAGGACAACCAcgtaaaaatacttttttaatgGCTATGAGATTCAAACTAACGATGTCCCTTAGCTCCGATACCATCAAAAATAATAAGTGAAACGACAAAGAAGATTTGAGAGCATGTGAAGACTAGTTTATAATGCACATTTTAttatagctatatatatatatgcgatGTATAACAATATGTTACATAAATTATAACTATTTATGTTTACTAACAACAACACAGTTAAAGTATTAGTCTTTTTTTTTATAACCAAAAATATACTTAAGAAAAAATTATAGTCTCTCTTCCAATAGCTAACCTCTAGATATTGTTTCACCATAAGTCAATGAAAATGATGATAGTGGGAGAGAGTAGTGGATGATTATGAGTAAAGAGGAGCCATTGAGTTTCAAGGTGAAACCCTGGTTGGCCTCCCCGCCATTATGCAATTCCTATGGTCTAATCTCCAAAATTGGGTAAAAATGATCTATTCGTTATTACATTCAAGTCATTGTCTGCAACTGTTTTACTGCCTATACTTTTTAAATCATGTATGTAGAGATGCTGAAGCAAAATCGGGTTAAATATCTATTTAAATGATCAGCCAAAGGAAGCTCTTCACTTGCTCCAGAGCaattattgtcacacctcctttttgcgcgcctacctcgaaggataaatgcgtgagggagtttttccaatttaagtgacaatattcgaaatgagattatttatttaattcagagtcgccacttgggaaagatttggcttttggtgtcccaagtcaccggtttatcttgaatcccaattcgaggaaaatattcgactttccaaatgaaagtctgcgaaccagaaattctaagtaaggaattctgttgacccgagggaaggtgttaggcacccccgaatcccgtggttctagcacggtcgcttaaattgttgtaatggctaaatatctgatttttatacatgttatgacttatgtgcttttattaagtttaaaccgcttttatttttatttttttaatagaattgcaacgttgtgaaaatgcatctcgaaccacgtcacaatcaatgcacccgtggttgttaatacgttccgactccgttgagatttggatttgggtcacataaatgcgcacccgaatttaagcatgtaatttaatgaaaatcgcgtctaaagagtcttacgcgttattatctttggggaaagccgtgaagttcgctaaatggcTACTCCCGAAATCTACGTAATTATTAAcatctattgagggccccgcagtttgtgcgtctttgtttggcgaggcttgcctcatttattttaaggatatcctaaagtgactacatttctattaaattcgtttctaaaaataaaagagaaaaaatcctaattagttacatgcttaaaaaaaagggcgtaacatattaaatgctagattaagacaaatgttaacggaaaggaatattactaaaattgaaattataaataaactatggaatcgacaaataatatgttcaaaagaaactaattatcttataactagattaaactcgcagtgttagatgacttgaaccgTTGGATTAATTATTTACGACTATTTGAAActagaatcaatcttaattactaatgcatattcgaaagtttattaaattcaaatgttaactcgtcttgtttgaactcaaatcatgtcataatgcctaattcacgaaattaatctaaattcatgctttaactaaatttagctacatgttcacgattaacctactgttgacaatattaaaaccttcaacCTAGTGAACTAACCAGTTTTACCAAGtcgattcactaaagaccaacttatgttattttcctcttacTCCAGTTGttaaacagtttgacagtaatgagcatgcttaaacatatactacctaataaccaaactaaaacagagtattatttaatacatcactacaagatgcctagttatgcaaagcaaccgaaatttacagaataataatacatgagatAACCTAAACACAATCAGTAAAagagacaaaggaaaaaaaagctaaattaaaacttcaaagtttcattcttcatatgtattcatgctttcacatttcagcttacaatatcGATAAGGTTACGgccatgtacctggtattggaagtaaaagaagaggaagatcagtagaagcagcagtagcataaatacacagcaacagcaaaaccagtaacgaccagtagaataacccagtaacagattgaaaaccagCAGTATCAgaatgcaatcgcagtcaaagcagaagagagatgGATACAAAacgcagtagtttactgatttttgaataacactcaagGAAAAGCAACCTGAAATTATTCAAGTAAAAATTGagcttgtttttctctttttgctctcagattctgatttctcaaaattcagtcAACTCTCTCAACTTTCTCCTCTATCTACACTGTGTAAAAATTACTCTATTTATAActaagactcttgtcttgaaccactaacccgaaatattcccatAATTGCATGCCTtgcccccactacttaatgtttttcttatttaattcccttgttccccatgcctacatattttgtcccccactatattaaacaaatacattattcaCACTCCATTATGTCttatcccccactatattaaacaaatgcattattctcactccattatgtcttgtcccccaccatgtactattgtaatattattaatgcctagCGGACGgagcactcagattaaataattgttcaaattttcaattccaaaaatacccctccgaacttactgaaattaccattttacccctgaaaatactgcaatttgccattctaccccatcagctataaccaattcgcctaatcaattctaaccaaaatacaacagctataaccaattcctaaaca
Proteins encoded in this region:
- the LOC107811945 gene encoding uncharacterized protein LOC107811945: MFCNYCKKSGYLIEKCYKLHGFPPSFKFTKQKRTYGNAQGSANTAFEIEEGGSFETNLAVNTMSIVQGFSKEQCDKLIHLLQNLHAGQGVSSDFEANVTANMAGDNRTLDSDVDVKAMQ